The following proteins are co-located in the Pseudomonadota bacterium genome:
- the surE gene encoding 5'/3'-nucleotidase SurE, whose protein sequence is MLILLTNDDGIDSEGLVLLKDRLSQQHEVCVIAPERERTCIGHAITIHKPLRIKEAGKGLFSTNGTPADCVLLGIRVLLKKKPDLVISGINKGPNMGLDVNYSGTVAAAKEGASLGISSMAISIGARTDYLFSDAITIITGIIEKSRDITFPDHTFLNINIPNIPQHNVKGFMVTRLGKRIYNDAVIERVDPRGDKYYWIGGNGVSHESIEGTDFYAIERGYVSITPLGLDITSNNSIDIFKRHFGSIFG, encoded by the coding sequence TTGTTAATCCTTTTAACCAACGATGACGGCATCGATTCTGAAGGTCTTGTTTTGCTTAAAGACCGCCTTTCACAACAACATGAGGTGTGTGTTATTGCACCGGAGAGAGAAAGAACCTGTATTGGACATGCAATTACCATCCATAAACCCTTGAGGATAAAAGAAGCCGGTAAAGGGCTCTTCTCTACGAACGGCACCCCTGCCGACTGTGTGCTGCTGGGAATCAGGGTTCTCCTCAAGAAAAAACCTGACCTTGTCATTTCAGGGATTAACAAGGGTCCCAATATGGGACTGGATGTAAATTATTCAGGCACCGTTGCAGCAGCAAAAGAAGGGGCATCCCTCGGGATCTCCTCAATGGCAATCTCTATCGGTGCGCGAACGGACTATCTTTTTAGCGATGCAATTACAATTATCACCGGAATTATTGAAAAATCCAGGGATATTACCTTCCCTGATCACACGTTTTTAAACATCAACATCCCCAATATTCCGCAGCACAATGTAAAAGGTTTTATGGTGACAAGGCTTGGGAAAAGGATATATAATGATGCGGTTATTGAAAGAGTCGATCCAAGAGGAGACAAATATTACTGGATCGGCGGAAACGGTGTAAGTCATGAAAGCATTGAAGGCACAGATTTTTATGCAATTGAAAGAGGCTATGTTTCAATTACACCATTGGGCCTGGATATAACGAGTAATAACTCGATTGATATATTCAAAAGACATTTTGGGAGCATTTTCGGATGA